A single window of Malus sylvestris chromosome 5, drMalSylv7.2, whole genome shotgun sequence DNA harbors:
- the LOC126621200 gene encoding uncharacterized protein LOC126621200 — TNPRPALLRTSEKENSGSSRSSNLSPAPPPPPPPTTTTTTIFFLLPFPQTPCYLHHHHHHCIHASPHPTPYTYLPFPSFLLVSPSLLLPPSHRSPLSTSPKASLQEEAQTQQLEIPEDNNNGEEIEIEIENSDNKEDGQVSSDPTPALKRDGVKPPTLTVKEKKELASYAHSLGKKLKSQLVGKSGLTASVAASFIKNLESNELLKVKIHGTCAGELEDVVTQLEESTGSVVVGQIGRTVILYTPSITKWKAEEKRQQTRKIFM; from the exons ACAAATCCAAGGCCCGCACTGTTAAGAAccagcgaaaaagaaaatagcgGCAGCAGTAGGAGTTCCAACCTGTCACCggctccacctcctcctccacctcccaccaccaccaccaccaccatattcTTCCTTCTCCCTTTTCCTCAAACCCCTTGttacctccaccaccaccaccaccattgcaTTCACGCATCTCCACATCCCACGCCGTACACTTATCTCCCATTCCCTTCCTTCCTTCTCGTCTCGCCCTCTCTCCTTCTGCCTCCCTCCCACCGCTCCCCACTCTCCACCTCCCCCAAGGCCTCTTTACAAGAAGAAGCACAAACCCAACAACTCGAAATTCCAGAAGATAATAATAATGGTGAAGAAATTGAGATCGAAATAGAGAACTCGGATAATAAAGAGGATGGCCAAGTGAGTTCGGATCCTACACCTGCTCTGAAGAGAGATGGGGTGAAGCCGCCGACGCTGACGgtgaaagaaaagaaggaaCTTGCTTCTTATGCTCACAGCTTGGGGAAGAAGCTCAAGTCCCAGTTGGTGGGGAAGTCCGGCTTGACAGCCAGCGTCGCCGCTTCTTTTATAAAGAACCTTGAATCCAATGAGCTTCTCAag GTGAAAATTCACGGGACATGTGCTGGTGAGCTAGAGGATGTCGTTACACAATTGGAGGAATCAACTGGTTCAGTTGTTGTTGGCCAAATTGGTAGAACAGTGATTCTTTACACGCCCAGCATCACCAAGTGGAAAGCAGAGGAGAAAAGGCAGCAGACGCGGAAGATATTCATGTGA
- the LOC126621263 gene encoding uncharacterized protein LOC126621263 produces the protein MGLVLKIGVNIRKSVSISIRTCYRSVCNHPFLGGMLFFLLFLHREFPFVFSLLVYASPVFVCSVVLLGTLLIFGQSNIPETEKEQKISHAIAYPRTRVLRDDIIIIERDRRFPTERLSGKSKDTAESSEVDDYEGSVGYVPLIDECLQNILSGKRLTGDMGRELNSEDLKSQRNVENEKARHEGMLREVRIDEKQHSMVQKVGDENRYSIDAHKGDHYSESNGGDDNDDDDDDEASDYGSERAESSSPDASMADILPILDELHPLLDLEPPHPANDESDSVSDRSNDGSNKSNEDIQNKDGEVEEDEVDDNDGDEEETHGGKKDESAINWTEDDQKNLMDLGNLELEKNQCLETIIARRRATKSFSLSAEKNLIDLDSSENLFNVTPISTTRHNPFDPQYDSSYDSMGLPPIPGSAPSILLPRRNPFHLPYELNENKLDHVKGDSFQQHFMTFQPKEVSFRRHESFSLGPSSLGDAKEERQEFKWRHFFVPEQLAPEGTSYSSLQRQSSNVSDSKLSSSHDTESVSSTADMDDRKFSEQDFAKEAEVISNIYRAFDLFGHRSQSFEDVEREIMEQDGKKDVQHNELEIKLGKVENLELSLSGTGGFATPVEINDESSFSSLSQVDEKISDVRKGGSTSSKSKGDLVVKVAVSPQPPLEDLEVHFMSNMMDDNQHKEPIYDSSPQTSEKVLSFDSISSDMRAEISKLISNLDSDVDLSKNLDEKEASSNSCYQYVSSNENPPTEQEKHLSWLIKSMVEPRFDDHNSLTEPVSILSESKEDSSIIQDVKVREVGEVQDPGLTNFSLITSKSASSNTEFGVQEPTTTYTASKKVSEVNVGKPQKPSDLKDGLTEVETNDVGSTKETASRNSRSSAQENFTTQSTLKSVSKGSVSEMPKQPNLNDALGSKNETASSYAGIDVQEVVTTQSTLKSVSEGNISELPKQSNANDAVGSKNKTTSSYIGSSVQEAVTMDNTSKRISEGNVDELTKSPDLKNGSEKVEAIAGESTKQISLNNPRSSVQETITIDIAMKPVSKGNVGATTKPSNSNNGFAEVGTNIVGFTKEDALSNAGSDVHETIIAHTSLKQVLEGNVGEFRKLSASEDGSTKVRTNAVGSNKEVVLNNIRSSVQHTMITHMGLKQVSEGNASELSKSSNSNDEPGKVGINAVGSIKEIGSTNLESSDHKTITTYTDLKQVPKGNVGELPKASDSKDGPIKIETIAASSSHEFASNNAEELITTHLALKQISEGNVGELPKLSTSKDGYDKVETNALGYTKEISSTNTRSSVAETITTDTALKKVSDGNVGELPKTLDLKDRSTKVGENAVRSTKVIASRNTDSGVQETITTDTSLNQASEGKIGELPKQSDLKDELTQVESNVVGYGKDIASSKTEAGIQGTIITHTYVDQFSENGSELPKPSISKEGSTKVGTNAATSTNEVVSNKVRPGIQETITIDMTLKQISKCNVGELTKLSNSKDGYEKLGTGAVNQTIINDTTSKQVSESNVVELPKPSDSKVGSAKVGTNAVGYTPETKSSKSKSGVQETITTEATSKQVSEGNVHELLKPSNANDGLTEVETKASGSPKEIESSNTKSGVLDAIWKTKFW, from the exons ATGGGATTAGTGTTAAAAATTGGAGTTAACATCCGGAAATCTGTGAGCATTTCAATCAGAACATGTTACAGATCAGTTTGCAATCATCCATTTCTTGGGGGAATGCTGTTTTTCTTGTTATTTCTGCACAGAGaatttccttttgtgttttctcTTTTGGTGTATGCATCCCCTGTGTTTGTCTGCTCTGTTGTTCTTCTTGGGACCCTTTTGATTTTTGGTCAGTCCAACATACCTGAAACCGAGAAGGAACAGAAGATTAGTCATGCCATTGCTTATCCTAGAACTCGGGTTTTGAGGGATGACATTATTATTATTGAGAGAGATAGGAGGTTTCCCACTGAAAGGCTTTCGGGAAAGTCTAAGGACACTGCAGAGAGTAGTGAGGTTGATGATTATGAAGGTTCAGTTGGATATGTGCCGCTTATTGATGAGTGCTTGCAGAACATTCTAAGTGGAAAGAGATTGACTGGGGATATGGGGAGAGAATTAAACAGTGAAGACTTGAAAAGTCAGCGAAATGTTGAAAATGAGAAAGCGAGGCATGAAGGCATGCTAAGGGAAGTGAGAATTGATGAGAAGCAACATTCTATGGTTCAAAAAGTAGGAGATGAGAACCGATATTCAATTGATGCTCACAAGGGTGATCATTACTcggagtctaatggtggtgatgATAATGATGACGATGACGATGATGAGGCTTCAGATTATGGGTCAGAGAGGGCAGAGAGTTCATCACCAGATGCATCAATGGCTGACATTCTTCCGATCCTTGATGAGCTACACCCTCTTTTAGACTTAGAACCTCCACATCCTGCTAATGATGAGTCTGATTCTGTGTCTGATAGAAGTAATGATGGCAGTAATAAGTCGAACGAAGATATTCAAAACAAGGATGGAGAAGTAGAAGAGGATGAGGTTGATGATAATGATGGCGATGAAGAAGAAACACATGGTGGAAAGAAAGATGAATCTGCAATCAATTGGACTGAGGATGACCAAAAGAATCTCATGGATTTGGGGAATTTGGAGCTTGAAAAGAACCAATGCTTAGAAACTATTATTGCGAGGAGAAGAGCAACGAAAAGCTTTAGTTTATCAGCCGAGAAGAATCTAATTGATTTAGATAGTTCTGAAAATCTCTTTAATGTTACACCAATATCGACAACAAGGCACAACCCGTTTGATCCTCAATATGATAGTTCGTATGATAGCATGGGGTTACCACCTATTCCTGGTTCTGCTCCATCGATTTTGTTGCCAAGAAGAAACCCGTTTCATCTTCCTTATGAGTtaaatgaaaataaacttgatcatGTCAAGGGAGACAGTTTTCAACAACACTTTATGACATTTCAACCCAAAGAAGTGTCATTCCGTAGGCATGAAAGCTTCAGTTTGGGACCGTCGAGCTTAGGGGATGCCAAAGAAGAGAGGCAAGAGTTTAAGTGGAGACATTTTTTTGTACCAGAACAGTTAGCTCCAGAAGGAACAAGTTATTCCTCATTACAAAGACAGTCAAGCAATGTTAGTGATTCGAAGTTGAGTTCTAGTCATGATACTGAATCAGTGAGTTCTACCGCAGACATGGATGATAGGAAGTTCAGTGAGCAAGACTTTGCTAAAGAAGCAGAAGTAATCTCCAACATTTACCGAGCTTTTGATCTTTTTGGCCATAGAAGTCAATCCTTTGAAGATGTAGAGAGGGAAATAATGGAACAGGATGGAAAAAAGGATGTTCAACATAATGAGCTAGAGATAAAATTGGGCAAAGTGGAAAATTTGGAGCTAAGCTTGTCAGGTACAGGAGGGTTTGCTACTCCTGTGGAAATAAATGACGAGTCAAGCTTTTCATCATTGTCACAAGTGGATGAAAAGATTTCAGATGTGAGGAAAGGTGGATCAACAAGTTCCAAATCAAAAGGTGATCTCGTTGTGAAGGTTGCAGTTTCACCACAACCTCCACTTGAGGATTTAGAAGTCCACTTTATGAGCAATATGATGGACGACAATCAACATAAGGAGCCAATCTATGACTCAAGCCCTCAAACATCTGAAAAAGTCCTTTCCTTTGACTCCATTTCTTCAGACATGCGAGCAGAGATATCTAAACTAATATCGAATTTAGACTCAGATGTCGATCTCTCTAAGAATTTGGACGAGAAAGAAGCTTCTTCAAATTCTTGCTATCAATATGTTTCTTCCAATGAAAATCCACCAACAGAACAGGAGAAACACCTATCATGGTTAATTAAGTCCATGGTTGAACCGCGTTTTGATGATCACAATTCACTTACT GAGCCGGTTTCCATCTTGTCAGAATCCAAAGAGGATTCAAGCATAATTCAGGACGTGAAAGTACGGGAAGTTGGTGAAGTTCAGGACCCTGGTTTGACAAATTTCTCTTTAATAACTTCTAAATCTGCATCAAGCAATACAGAATTTGGTGTTCAAGAACCTACTACTACTTATACTGCTTCGAAGAAAGTCTCTGAAGTTAATGTTGGTAAGCCTCAGAAACCATCTGATTTGAAGGATGGATTAACAGAAGTAGAAACTAATGATGTGGGTTCTACCAAGGAGACTGCATCAAGAAATTCGAGGTCTAGTGCTCAAGAAAATTTCACTACTCAATCTACTTTGAAGTCAGTCTCGAAAGGTAGTGTTAGTGAGATGCCAAAACAACCAAATTTGAATGATGCATTGGGTTCTAAAAACGAGACTGCATCAAGTTATGCAGGCATTGATGTTCAAGAAGTTGTTACTACTCAATCTACTTTGAAGTCAGTCTCTGAAGGTAATATTAGTGAGCtaccaaaacaatcaaatgcGAATGATGCAGTGGGTTCTAAAAATAAGACTACATCAAGTTATATAGGGTCTAGTGTTCAAGAAGCTGTCACTATGGATAATACATCAAAGCGAATTTCAGAAGGTAATGTGGATGAACTGACAAAGTCACCAGATTTAAAGAATGGATCAGAAAAAGTAGAAGCTATTGCAGGAGAATCTACCAAGCAGATATCATTAAACAATCCAAGATCTAGTGTCCAAGAAACTATCACCATTGATATTGCTATGAAGCCAGTGTCAAAAGGGAATGTTGGTGCTACTACAAAACCATCAAACTCAAATAATGGATTTGCAGAAGTAGGAACAAATATAGTGGGTTTTACCAAGGAGGATGCATTAAGTAATGCAGGATCTGATGTTCATGAAACTATCATTGCTCATACGTCCTTGAAACAAGTCTTAGAAGGTAACGTTGGTGAGTTTCGAAAATTGTCAGCTTCAGAGGATGGGTCAACTAAAGTAAGAACTAATGCAGTTGGTTCAAACAAGGAGGTAGTATTAAACAATATAAGATCTAGTGTTCAACATACTATGATTACTCATATGGGTTTAAAGCAAGTCTCAGAAGGAAATGCTAGTGAGCTATCGAAATCATCaaattcaaatgatgaaccCGGAAAAGTAGGAATTAATGCAGTGGGTTCTATCAAGGAAATTGGATCAACCAATTTAGAATCGTCTGATCACAAAACTATCACTACTTATACTGATTTGAAGCAAGTCCCAAAAGGTAATGTTGGAGAGCTACCAAAAGCATCAGATTCAAAGGATGGACCAATAAAAATAGAAACCATTGCAGCGAGTTCTTCCCATGAGTTTGCATCTAACAATGCAGAAGAACTTATCACTACTCATTTAGCTTTGAAGCAAATTTCAGAAGGTAATGTTGGTGAGCTACCAAAACTATCAACTTCAAAGGATGGATATGACAAAGTAGAGACTAATGCATTGGGTTATACCAAGGAGATTTCATCAACTAATACAAGATCTAGTGTTGCGGAAACCATCACTACTGATACTGCTTTGAAAAAAGTCTCAGATGGTAATGTTGGTGAGCTACCAAAAACATTGGATTTAAAGGATAGATCAACAAAAGTTGGAGAGAATGCAGTGAGGTCTACCAAGGTGATTGCATCACGTAATACAGATTCTGGTGTTCAAGAAACCATCACTACTGATACTTCCTTAAACCAAGCCTCAGAAGGTAAAATTGGCGAGCTGCCAAAACAATCGGATTTGAAAGATGAACTGACACAAGTAGAAAGTAATGTTGTGGGTTATGGCAAGGATATTGCATCAAGCAAAACAGAAGCTGGTATTCAAGGAACTATCATTACTCATACTTATGTGGACCAATTCTCAGAAAATGGGAGTGAGCTTCCAAAACCATCGATTTCAAAGGAAGGATCTACAAAAGTAGGAACTAATGCAGCAACTTCTACAAATGAGGTTGTATCAAACAAAGTAAGACCCGGTATTCAAGAAACTATCACCATTGATATGACTTTGAAGCAAATCTCTAAATGTAATGTTGGAGAGCTAACAAAATTGTCAAACTCAAAGGATGGATATGAAAAACTAGGAACTGGTGCAGTTAATCAAACTATCATTAATGATACAACGTCAAAACAAGTCTCAGAAAGCAATGTTGTTGAGCTACCAAAACCATCAGATTCAAAGGTTGGATCAGCAAAAGTAGGAACAAATGCAGTGGGCTATACTCCAGAGACCAAATCAAGCAAATCAAAGTCTGGTGTTCAAGAAACTATCACTACTGAGGCTACATCGAAACAAGTTTCAGAAGGAAATGTTCATGAGCTTCTGAAACCATCAAATGCAAATGATGGATTGACAGAAGTAGAAACTAAGGCATCAGGTTCTCCGAAAGAGATTGAATCAAGCAATACAAAATCTGGTGTTCTAGATGCTATCTGGAAAACCAAATTTTGGTGA